Below is a genomic region from Pleuronectes platessa chromosome 2, fPlePla1.1, whole genome shotgun sequence.
CTTATGTGTCAGCAAGTCAGCCACACTCACGTCTCTCACTGACGTCAGCAATCCACAGTCAAGATAAAACCCTGAAGACATGAGCCACACACTGGTCATGATGGTTTCTCTGAAGTGTTCGGTTGCATTTATATATGTGCTGAGTATTTGGACTATGGGATATGCTGGGAGCTGTGATGAGCAACAGACTCCGAACGACGGAATGTGCTGTGACCGTTGTCGTCCAGGTAAAGCATACGATTGAATAATTACAAATCTGTTGAGTTGCTTGATCTAATTTTTGGTAAATATTGTCCATGTTCTTGTGAGtgactgcttttattttttgttttgaaggtGAATATATGAAGCAGTTGCAATGCGATGCGCGTGATAAAGCTGTCTGTAGCCCCTGTCCTGAGGGCTTCTACTCTGAACACTTCAACAGATTTGACAGATGTGAGAAATGCAAGTCATGCCCTCATGGTAAGACCGAAGATAATGATaagatatttaatttatatgtgaaaaaaatgtcatcTTGATCTCATGATTTCCAAAAATACACCTGTCAGTGATAATATGTTTAACACAGTGGATAAATGAGGGAACTTCTGAATAAGGGAAAGTCCTGTAGTTACAATTCTTGTCTGTCCACAGAATATGCTGTGAAATGTACACCAACCACAAATGCCAAATGTTCGTGTCGCTCGGGTTTCCTGTGCTCCAGCAACGAGTGTTTGACTTGTGAGGAAAACAAGTGTGTCGCAGGGGAGATACTGAACAGAACAGGTAAGAGTGGATGTGTTCTGAACTAAAAGAAACACATTGCTTAGCTGTTCAACCAGGCTAATTGGCATGGATAAATATTccattgaaaaatgtaaatgtgtaaacCTACCTGAAAAaagtgtgaatggcaaaactgtactgtaaagctcttTGGGTGTCATCCaaactagaaaagtgctatataaatacaaaccatttaccatctacctacctacctaccatacctacctacctacctacctacctacctacctacctacctacctacctgcctacctacctacctatctacctacctatcaatctacctacctacctacctacctacctacctacctacctaccaatCTACCTACCTATcaatctatctacctacctacctacctacctacctaccaatCTACCTACCTATCAATCTACCTATCAATCcacctacctatctacctacctacctacctacctacctaccaatCTACCTACCTATCAATCTACCTATCAATCCACCTACCTACCTAACTACCCATCTACCCacttttcattctgtaaatctttctctctttcgtTGCAGACATTCCCCAAGGTGGACAGTTGATTAAGTATTCCTACAGGTGTGAGGCAGCATGTACTGCTAATGCCTATTTCGATGTGAAAGAGAAAACCTGCAAGCAAAGGACACAGTGAGACCCATTCACCTTGCTCAGATAGTGATTTTCCCTAAAGTAGAGAGGTACATCAACAGAGACATTAACTATTTATGGTCAACAGGTGCAGTGCATTTGGACTCGCAGAACTATTTCCAGGAAACAAAACCCACAACTCAGTTTGTGATATTTGTGGTATGTGAACAGAATGGTTTTATTGACTGACAGTTGTCGATGACATAACATTGCTGCAACAATCATGTGCTTTGCTGTACACGAATAATTGCAATGACATCACTGAAGTGAACTGACATGACACGTGATTTGATGCTTCAGCACGGATGCACTGCAAAGGTGGAGACTCCAGCAATACGATTCTTGGCATCggcttcctgctgctctctgtctgcttccTGGCTATTCTGTCTGCTGTCTGTGTAAAGAGTCTGAGGAAGCATAGAGCAAGTAAGTAAAAGCTTTAATAGAAAAAATAGAAATCATATAACAACCCAAATATAACAACATATGTGAATTTCTGTTGCTAAAACACAGGTATGGCTGAAGAGACTAGCTATCATAATGAATTTAGAGATCAGCAAAAGTTGTGAAAGGAGCTAATTGGTCAAGGAAGATAAACAGTTTTTCACATGTAGAGAATGTGAGTGCAGCAATCACAACTTCTCAATGACTTTGTATTTAGAGACATTGACAATTTTTTATAGCATTATTTAATCCAATTCTTTACACTCtttggtttaaaaaatgaaataaaaagacgTAATGTCTTATTCTTAATAAACATTATTTGctctatattaatatattacagtataaattataataaaaatataagatGAGACAATTATGATAAACTTGCCTCACCTGCAGTGAAATTTGCCTCAAAAAACAACATTGTACACACTACATACACATTCAGGCTTTATTCATTCAGTGCATTTGAAAAGAGCAGCACTTGAAAAGATGTCACGATGAAATGGAACAATCAAAGAGGAAATTTGTTAAAGTGTGACATGTCCACAGTGGGTCCTTAATGAGAGAGTGGATTTCTAAACcctttgtatttttctctctgcctcagaAAACTATCCTGTGTTAGGTTTCAGCACTGCAGACTTCCCCCTGCCGAAAGAGGAGTGTGGACTCCAGCTCAGTATTTCCGATGAATGCAAGGAGTGCAGCAGTTTGGACGAAAACCAAACATCTGCAATCCCCATTCTTTGTACTTTAGGATAAGGTGACCAGACTGGTTTACTCCATCTAAAGATTTTGATTATAAATAGTATATAATAGTGTAAGTTACATGTTTACATATAAAGAACAGGCAAACATGTGAAGGTTAGAGGTGCTTTATTTGATCTCCAAACCAACAGGATATAGCTGGACAGGAAGCTGAAAGATAGGTTCAATGCTTCCTTCCCTATTAACAGTGCTCTTTAGGAGATAGAAACAACTCCCTGGAATAGTTTACCAGAGGACTTTTTCAAAAATcagttttaattttcttttacaAATAGGTTTTACTTATATGTTCTCCGCCTAGTCATTTTATTTGTCGTTATTGATTTTACACATTGATATATATTACTTGCTTTGCAATGATAGAGTATTTTCCTTGGTGTCTTTGATGGTTTGTCTTCTTGCTTTTAATTGTcctctttgcacagtattttgtCACAGTTGTTTTTGAAAGGTtctatgtatataaagatactattttgattattatatgcatgtttgtgtttgtgcttttctaCAGTGTTAAAATACAGGAAATGAACCCTGTTTATTATATACATTATtataacacacattcacacacacaagcgttCACAACAGTTTGGTCTCCATTACTCTTATGTCATggctccatgacttcagaggacattacattgacttacataGATTTTCCTGGAGATGTATTGTAATAACAGTTGCTACTTGCCTTGACCCAAACCTTAATGTAAACCTTTACCTAATTCCAAACTTAACCTTAAACATGCCTTCACCTTTAAATGTCATGATGTACGGTATAGGGACTGGTTTTTCAGGCTTACAAGCAGAAGATAAACTCATACTTATTTTTTGGTACATTGTCCAACTATTTCTTCTGACTGACCCTCGTATATTTGTATACAGAGGAAaaggatgtttgtgttttgagcGACACAGTACTTAGTTTGAAAAATCTGTGTTTACACGTGTCGAGTCAAGCAGCTCTAATAACCACACAATTGCCAAACAGacaactaaacacacacacacacacatcactgacatttaCATACAAATCTTTCTCTGCTAACaccataaagaaaatataatgtTGCTAAAACACAGGTATGGCTGAAGAGACTAGCTACCATAATGAATTTAGAGATCAGCAAaagttgtgaaagaaaaacaacattgtacACACTACATACAAAAGAGCAGCACTTGAAAAGATGTCACAATGAAATGGAACAATCAAAGAGGAAATTTGTTAAAGTGTGACATGTCCACAGTGGGTCCTTAATGAGAGAGTGGATTTCTAAACcctttgtatttttctctctgcctcagaAAACTATCCTGTGTTAGGTTTCAGCACTGCAGACTTCCCCCTGCCGAAAGAGGAGTGTGGACTCCAGCTCAGTATTTCCGATGAATGCAAGGAGTGCAGCAGTTTGGACGAAAACCAAACATCTGCAATCCCCATTCTTTGTACTTTAGGATAAGGTGACCAGACTGGTTTACTCCATCTAAAGATTttgattataaataatatataatagtgTAAGTTACATGTTTACATATAAAGAACAGGCAAACATGTGAAGGTTAGAGGTGCTTTATTTGATCTCCAAACCAACAGGATATAGCTGGACAGGAAGCTGAAAGATAGGTTCACTGCTTCCTTCCCTATTAACAGTGCTCTTTAGGAGATAGAAACAACTCCCTGGAATAGTTTACCAGAGGACTTTttcaaaaatctgttttaattttcttttacaAATAGGTTTTACTTATTGTTATTGATTTTACACATTGATATATATTACTTGCTTTGCAATGATAGAGTATTTTCCTTGGTGTCTTTGATGGTTTGTCTTCTTGCTTTTAATTGTcctctttgcacagtattttgtCACAGTTGTTTTTGAAAGGTtctatgtatataaagatactattttgattattatatgcatgtttgtgtttgtgcttttctaCAGTGTTAAAATACAGGAAATGAACCCTGTTTATTATATACATTATtataacacacattcacacacacaagcgttCACAACAGTTTGGTCTCCATTACTCTTATGTCATggctccatgacttcagaggacattacattgacttacataGATTTTCCTGGAGATGTATTGTAATAACAGTTGCTACTTGCCTTGACCCAAACCTTAATGTAAACCTTTACCTAATTCCAAACTTAACCTTAAACATGCCTTCACCTTTAAATGTCATGATGTACGGTATAGGGACTGGTTTTTCAGGCTTCCAAGCAGAAGATAAACTCATACTTATTTTTTGGTACATTGTCCAACTATTTCTTCTGACTGACCCTCGTATATTTGTATACAGAGGAAaaggatgtttgtgttttgagcGACACAGTACTTAGTTTGAAAAATCTGTGTTTACACGTGTCGAGTCAAGCAGCTCTAATAACCAAACAATTGCCAAACAgaaaactaaacacacacacacacatcactgacatttaCATACAAATCTTTCTCTGCTAACaccataaagaaaatataattttcctgtatatatttgatgttttttacAGACGTTTTTAGTTGTCTTCAGTATTATCCATATCTCTTGTAGCATCATCAATAAAACATATCTTTTTCTGCTCTATACATGTATCCGGCAGAATATATACATATCATATttctatatattgtatatataaatatctataattATCATATAATCTTATAAGAATAAgatgtgtatatacacacatacattattGCTTTTGTCACAAGATATTcacagatatttgtgttgtctACAGTGTTGTCCCCTCAGCTGATGTGTGAGCCCCGCTCTGCCTGTGGGGGTCGCTGTGGGGCCCGTGTTGACAGATCATATGACAGCCGCTGTCCGGGTCCCACTTCCCTTCCCCGCTGGAAAACGCCACATCTGACAGGGAGGGAGGCTCACACTCGGTCGCGGGGAAACGTGAACACCGCTGTCAAGATGCTGGCTCTCGTGAACCGGCTGCTGGActggttcaagtccctgttctggaaggaggagatggagctgaCGCTCGTCGGCCTCCAGTACTCGGGGAAAACAACATTCGTAAACGTGATCGCTGTAAGTCCTCAGCCGCTATTAGCCACCGCGCTAGGGCAGTGCTAACACCATTCTCGCTAATATCGGGGGTTAACAGCTGGGGAGTTGTGTTTGTGCCCACTCGCAGTGTCCTGGTCCGGAAGTCATGTAACGTGACGGTGCTGTGTTGTGGTCCCAGCATCCAGCCAAGCACCTGTGTCAACAAGGCACCTGGGCTAACTGGTTTGATGCTAGCTGCTGCCCGTGTGTTGTGATGGTTTAGCGAGCTGATctcaagcagcagcaggttgacaCTGAGGCCCACGAGTCATGGAGGTGAACGTGAAACGGTTTTATCTGCCTCGCTGTGACTTTCATCCCAAACGCCTCCAAATTGTCACGAGAGAGCCGAGCTCGTCATGTCTGCCAACATGACACCAGTGACAACCTGTTGATCAttgtgcagctgcagaacacgtgagctgtctcctctcctcagatGCTAACAGGGATAAGGAGGCAGAGTGTGCGTCCTCCAGACAGTCCGTGGTGTCCTCCCGTGACATTTCTCAAAACCGGTGTTTCTGGTGGAGCAATGTGCATTAGCCAATCACTGCACGGCCACTGTAACGTGTTTTAGCAGCATATTGTGAAAAGGCAACAACACTTCCTGTTGTGATCGGAGGCAGTTTGTGGTGGTGATGGCTCTCGCAGTGATTAGCACACATCACTTTGAATCCACCGTGAATTTGACTAGTTGCGTGGGTTTTAATGTCATGTGTTTCCCCGGTGCAGAGCAACTTGGCGTTGTTCAGCTAAACATAAAAGCAATCTGTATTATGGTGTGCTGCGGATCAGCGGGGAATTTTCATTACTCAACACTTGACTAGAAACTCATGTGACCAATGCAAAACAATCCTTCAATCCTAATAGTCATAGCTGATTGACCTTCAAAGTGTTTTTCCAAAGTCTACGCAGAAGGAATCGTG
It encodes:
- the LOC128461214 gene encoding tumor necrosis factor receptor superfamily member 3 isoform X2 codes for the protein MSHTLVMMVSLKCSVAFIYVLSIWTMGYAGSCDEQQTPNDGMCCDRCRPGEYMKQLQCDARDKAVCSPCPEGFYSEHFNRFDRCEKCKSCPHEYAVKCTPTTNAKCSCRSGFLCSSNECLTCEENKCVAGEILNRTDIPQGGQLIKYSYRCEAACTANAYFDVKEKTCKQRTQCSAFGLAELFPGNKTHNSVCDICENYPVLGFSTADFPLPKEECGLQLSISDECKECSSLDENQTSAIPILCTLG
- the LOC128461214 gene encoding tumor necrosis factor receptor superfamily member 3 isoform X1, which encodes MSHTLVMMVSLKCSVAFIYVLSIWTMGYAGSCDEQQTPNDGMCCDRCRPGEYMKQLQCDARDKAVCSPCPEGFYSEHFNRFDRCEKCKSCPHEYAVKCTPTTNAKCSCRSGFLCSSNECLTCEENKCVAGEILNRTDIPQGGQLIKYSYRCEAACTANAYFDVKEKTCKQRTQCSAFGLAELFPGNKTHNSVCDICARMHCKGGDSSNTILGIGFLLLSVCFLAILSAVCVKSLRKHRAKNYPVLGFSTADFPLPKEECGLQLSISDECKECSSLDENQTSAIPILCTLG